CAAAAATGTAAGGAAATCTTGAATAGAATACGCTTCCCTTCCGGGAAATTTTGTACCTGATTCAAAGCATAAGGATACTGGATATGCAAATAGTGAAAGGCGGAAATGTTTCGAAACTTCTTGAGGGAGTAGTCATCCCGAAGATGTTCCATGCACGTCAAAACTTTTTTAGGAACCACATTGAAGTAAGCGACATTCCGGCAGCGATAATCAAGGAACTTGAGAGAAAAGAGATTTCCTCGACTATCAAACCGGGAATGTCCATTGCTATCACCGCTGGCAGTCGCGGAGTTCGCAATGTGGCTCTGATTACAAAGACCATTGTGGATTTTGTCTGGGGAAAAGGTGCAAAGCCATTTATTGTACCAGCTATGGGAAGTCATGGTGGGGCAACGGCAGAAGGCCAGAAGGATATGCTTGCAACGTTTGGCATTACCGAAAAGGCTATGGGTTGTCCGATACACAGCCAAATGGAAACTGTTCAGCTAGGGACTTCAGAATATGGCAAACCTGTATTTCAAGACAAAAATGCCTTTGAAGCTGATGGGATTATCATTTCTTGCCGCATCAAACCACACAATGCCTTCCGGGGTATTGTGGAAAGCGGTATTTGTAAGATGCTCGTCGTCGGTCTTGGAAAACAGAAGGGTGCTGAGAGTGTCCATTCAGATGGAATGGGCAATATGGCAAAGAATCTTGTTGCCAATGCAAAAGTGGTTCTGGCGAATTCAAGGATTCTATTTGCAAT
The sequence above is a segment of the Sphaerochaeta pleomorpha str. Grapes genome. Coding sequences within it:
- a CDS encoding lactate racemase domain-containing protein, whose translation is MQIVKGGNVSKLLEGVVIPKMFHARQNFFRNHIEVSDIPAAIIKELERKEISSTIKPGMSIAITAGSRGVRNVALITKTIVDFVWGKGAKPFIVPAMGSHGGATAEGQKDMLATFGITEKAMGCPIHSQMETVQLGTSEYGKPVFQDKNAFEADGIIISCRIKPHNAFRGIVESGICKMLVVGLGKQKGAESVHSDGMGNMAKNLVANAKVVLANSRILFAIPCIENAFDETAYIEAVLPQSVMVREPELLQIAFGNMPKILVPESDVLVVNEMGKNYSGTGVDPNISGTWSTEYASGGLKVQRTCFLDLTDVSHGNANGMGLANVITKRMFEKLDTEMIYPNCLTSTVLKSAMMPVVVATDKEAIQACIRTLNSVDNDHIRMVRIKNTLHVDMIMLSEAYYLDVKAGKWPGLEAVSEPKELEFDAEGNLITIMA